The Desulfomicrobium macestii nucleotide sequence ACGTTGTCCGGCCAGCTGTTCAGCGGTGCCAGACGCTGCGACCCGGACCCGGCCCCGCCCCGGCCGTCGCCGGTGCGGTAGGTGCCCGCGCTGTGCCAGGCCATGCGGATGAAAAGCGGGCCATAGTGGCCGTAGTCGGCGGGCCACCAGTCCTGTGAATCGGTCATCAGGGCGATGAGGTCCTTTTTGACGGCGTCGAGGTCAAGGGACTTGAACTCTTCGGCGTACTTGAACTTTTCGCCCATGGGATTGGAAAGGTTTGATTGCTGGTGCAGGATATTGAGATTCAACTGGTTCGGCCACCAGTCACGATTCGTCCTGCCGCCTCCGCCCGCTGCGGGGTTGGTTCTCCCGGTCACGGGGCACTTGCTGCCATCACTCATTGTCGCACTCCTCTAGGGGGTTCGGGTTTATACTATGATAGGCTTTATCAATACAATGATGTCCGAAGCGCTCGACACGCTTGACGGTACGTAACCATCGAGAAATCAATGATTCAAGTTCCTATTAGCAAACTCTGAAAAAAAAGTCTTCACCCGAGTCGCGGTCATGTCATAACGATACACTTTTGAGTGTTGTCTTGATGGGGTGGTTCGGAGTGGAGCCGTGACGTCGGGGAGGTGCTGAGGTGGTTTTTTGAAGGGCGCCCCTGATTCTTGCTCGATTTTTGGGGGCCTAAGTCAAATTGCGTCTCTTCGGGGGCATCAGTCTTCCACCTCGCTTTCCTGCACGTGGCAGGAATCGGTCAACGCCCCTCCCAGAAGAATCCGGGGAATTCCACCCAGTCGTCCCTGAAGGTAGCTTTTGCGGATATCCTTGTCGTACCGGACGTCCTTGTACTCGCTGAACGATGAGAGGCTCGAAGCTCCGCAGGCGTCTCGCTCTGCCACCCACATCTCGTCTCGGCGCAGGAGGTGTTGATCCATGAGCAGCACGTCATGGGTGGTAAAGAGCAACTGTGTTCTCGATTTTGTGGAGCAATTGTCCATATACGTCTCTAGTAACCTGCGCGTGAGAATCGTGTGCAGACTGCGGTCGATTTCGTCGATAACGTAGACCTTCCTGGAGACCTGAGCCGACAGTTCCAGGATTGCGGGCAAGAGATCGATCACGCGCTGCGAACCGTCCGACTCCTGACGGATCTCGAACTTGGCCTCGGTGCCGTCCGCCTTGGCATGATAGGTCACAAGTTTCTTGGCCCTCAGCTCTCCACCCTTGCGGGTCACCACGAATCGTTCATTGATCGGTTCGGTCAGAAAACGAACGGTCTTTCCTTCCTTGACGTCTTCCTGGAGCCTGATTTTCAGCGACTCCGGCAGAGGAATGTTCTCGAATGGGATATCTTCGCCGCCCAGATGCGCGATGCCTGTGTCGAGCTGTGGCAGCATTTCGTTCATGGTCGAGTAGAGCGGATGCCCTTCGTCGAGGAACTGTTCAAACGGTTCGAAGCGGGAATCAGGGGCGACCAGTTCGAGCGTATCCTTGAACCAGTCATAGATCGGCCTGAAGTTCTCGACCTTCTGTGAGACCGCGTTGGTCAGAAAGAGTTGGTTGTCCCGGGTCCCTTTGAAGGCGAATTGCAGAAATTGGTCCTTGGCCAGGGAATCGTCGAAGTTGGGCGCACCATGAAGCCGATGGTAGAGCACTTTTTCACTGGTGCTGGTAATGGCCACCAGTTTCTCTTCCAACACCGCCCTGCGGGTCACCGCGAAGCTGTAATCGTAAATAATCTCATCGATCAGCAGTTCGAAGCCGAATCGCGATGGATGCTCGGCTCCTTTGGTGCCAAGGCGGAACGGCTCGACGGGAATCAGGCTGTCGGGCTGGGTGCCCTTGACGACCAGGCCCTTTGCGAAATTCAAGGCCTTGAAGAAATTTGTCTTGCCCGACGCGTTACCGCCGTAGATTGCCGCAATCGGAAGGATCCTTGTCTGATACTTGCCGAGTTTTGGAACCCTGTCTCCATGCTGACGTTCCCTGCTGGCGACCATTGAAAAGGTAACCTGGTCGCGGAAGGACATCCAGTTTTCGAGTGAGAAACCGATTATCATCTTACCACCCTCTGGAGTGAAATATTCGTTTCGACATGGCTAAAAATAATCAGAAGTGGCAAAAAGTCAATTTTGAAGAGAAAATATCTCTTTAAGCATGTTTGTTATTGTGGGTGGCCGTTCGAAACCCCTGGTGAGGGTGTTGCGCTTGGGAGAGGGGCCTGCTCGGTTGCACCCAAGCAAAGTCGCCGCCGCAGGTTTGCATTATTTATCGATGTGGAAAATCACCCGGAAAATGGGTTGATTTAAGACTCAATATCTGCCCTCATTTTTTTTTTGCGCTCATCGTGTCCCCTATAAGATGTCACTGCAAAAAGTCGTCATCCCCTTGAAGAAGGGGATCTATGCCTTTTTAACTATCTGAAAAGAATGGGTTCCCGCCTTCGCGGGGATGACACTCGGGTTCTTTTGCGACTTTTTTGCAATGTCGTCCTATAAGATCCGACCAAACATCTTTGCTGCCTCATTGATGTAAATGGCATTTTTCAAGTGCAAAAATTATCACTAAAAAATAAATTCCATTTTAGACATACAAACAATGTCATACAAGTGTAAAGTCTATATAGTGACTGGACGAGTTTGTCATACATTTCTTATAAAATATTTGCCTTGGCAATTACAAATATGTATGAGATCGACAAAAATGGAATCATCTAGGGCGCATTAAAAAGATGAGTTTATTAAAAGAATAATGAATGCTAATAAAAGCGTGCTTTTATTTTAAATTGCATGAATAAATTTTATGAAGATTTTTTCTAATCCCTCCAAAAACTCAACAAGCGATCATGAAAATGAATATCAGAAACAAGCTCGTCATCATCGTATTCTCCATGTGGGTTTTAGGTTCTCTTTTGCTTGTTTTTCTCTCTTATCAGACGGCGAGCAATCAGCAGATGGAAAGCGTTCGCGCCAGAGTGCGCGACTATGCTGCACTTGGTGTCATGAGTATTCCTGTTGAAGATCATGTATTGTTGAAAAATCAAGAAGATGAAAGTTCGGATTCATACTCCAGAGTAGTTGATGCATTGCGCCAAGTTCGCGACAATAGTTCTGGTCTCCACTTTGTGTATACGGTACGCAAGGGGGAAAAGGGTGAAGTGATTTTTGTCGGTGATGCGGAGGAGAGCGAGGAGGATAAATCACATATCGGAGAGGTCTACGAAGACGTTTCGCCACTGATGAAAGAGGCTGTGATGGGAGGACTGTCCGGTCCAACCGTCGAGAACGAATTCTACGAGGACCAATGGGGTACGTTTCTGAGCGCATACGCTCCCATAATCACGGCTGACGGGCAAATGGACGGTGTTCTGGGCGTGGATATCTCCTTGGAGGACGTCAATGTCATGTCCCACGCCTTGCTGTGGCGCATGGGTCTGTCTTTTACGGTTATCACCGCCGTCATGATACCTGCCATCCTCCTTTTCTCACGAGGCATGGTCCGGCCGATCAAGACCTGCGTGGCCTTCACCAATCATTTGGCCGAAGGTGATTTTTCCCACGAAGTGCCTGAAGAATTGCGGCGGCGAGGCGACGAACTGGGCGATCTGGCGCGTTCGTACCAGACCATGATCGGTAACAACCGTAACCTTATCCAGAGTCTGAACGTCGGAATACAGACGGTCTCGGCCTCAGTCGAAAGTCTCACGGCCTTCAGCGAAAAATCGAGCCAAAGCGTTCATACGTTGGCGGAAAAGAGTTCCACGGCAACGACGGCGGCCGATGAATTGAGCAAGGATACCGTTGCCGTGGCGGGCAGCATGCAGCAGGCCTCCACGAACCTGGACAGCGTGGCGGCAGCCACGGAAGAGATGACCTCCACCATAGCCGAGATCGCGGAAAACACCGAGCACGCCCGCACTACCACGGATCAGTTTTCACGTCAGGTAGAAAGCTTCGCCACCCTGTTGCACGATCTGGGCGCTTCGGCCCAGGACATAGGAAAGGTCACTGAAGCCATCTCCGGCATATCTTCCCAAACCAACCTTCTGGCCCTGAACGCGACCATCGAAGCCGCCCGGGCCGGTGAAGCCGGGCGTGGATTCGCCGTGGTGGCCAACGAAATCAAGGAGTTGGCCAAGCAGACCGCCGATGCCACCGACGACATCAGGATCAAGATTGGTGGTATTCAGAATGTGGCGGGAAACGCCGTTCAGGACATGGACGAAATCGTTCAGGCCATTCGCGAACTCAGTACCTTTGTGTCCACCATTGCGGCCGCCATCGAACAGCAGTCCGCCGTGACCCGCGAACTGGCCTCCAACATCGCCGAGGCCACAGGCGGTGTGCAGGATACCAACGCCCTGGCGTCGGAAATGTCCCAGGCATCCGAAAGAATCGCGGCCGACATCGCCGGGGTGGATGCCGTGGCCGTCGTCATACGTTCCGGTTGCCTGGAGTTGCAGAACAAAGTCGGGGATCTTTCCACGCTGGCCGGACAGTTGCAGGCTTTGATGGGACGTTTCAAGGCTTGAGAACTGGGAGCGGTCTCCAGGTTCACATCACCCCCAAGATCCAAACCTGATTTCCTTGAGAAAAAAGAGCCGGGGCGGCCATCCGTCCCGGCTCTTCGATTTCGCCTTACACTTCAAGCTGCTGTATCCCTTCCAGCGTCCACTGCGCGGAGGCCGAGTTTTCGTCGCGGCGGATGTGCCACATTTCGCGGACCTGTTCCGAAGGCGCGTCCGGGCCGTCTTCGCGGAGCAGGGCGTCGAAGAGGACGCTTATCACGGTTTCGCGGCCTTCGGTGCGGGACTCCAGGATGCGCGCGTCGACCATCAGGATCTCCGTGCGGCCCGGGGTGGGGTCGTCCGTGGCCTGGCGGGCGATTTCCGCGTGCACCTCGGGGCTTGTGAACTGGCGGATGTCGTCGATGTCGCGGCGGTCCCAGGAACCCTGCAGGCGGACGTAGAGCGCCTTGGCGCCTGACAGGAATTCCTGCTCGTCAATATCCTTCGGCAGCACGGGAGCATGCTGGGCCTGGGGTTGCAGGCGCTGGCCCCAACCGCCGCCGGATGCCGCCGTGTGCTCGGTTCCGGCACCCTGGAAGGCGTACGGGGCGGAGTTTGCAGTGGCGGCGCGTCTCGATCTGATGAACTTGAAGAGCAGGAAGCCGCCCGCGGCCAGGAGCAGCATGTCGAGCATGCCCGGTCCGGCGAAGCCGCCGCCGAAGAGCATGGAACCGAGCAGTCCGCCCATCAGCAGTCCGCCGAACATGCCTCCGAGGCCGCCGAAACGCGAAGGCGAGGCGGGCGCGGCCTGCTGGGTCATGCCGGGGCTTTTATCCGCTGGTTTCGAGTAGCTCTTGCTGTACGAAGGTTTGCTGCCGAAGGAGCCGCCTCCGCCCATGCGCTTGGCGTCCGCGATGTCGGGCCAGGCAAGGCAGAAGGCCAGGGCGATGAGGGGGAAAAAGAGATAGGTCAGGGGGAAAGGCAGGGCAGCGGCGCTGCTGGAATTGCTGTTCATGGAACCTCCGGGGTTTGGCTGGAGGTTCAAAAAAAAGACCTCCAGCATGTTTGTCATGCTGAAGGTCTGGCTCATCGGTGGAAACCGACGACAGGGCCAAGCGCGTGAGCGCCAGTATTGTTGACCTTGCCTCGTGGAGCTACTCCCCTTCAAGTTTTGACGGTAGGGTTGTTACGGCTCGTATGTCAAGAATTTTCGGACATAGACAGTCCGAAAGTATCTTTCCGGAGGCAGCTGCGGTGAGGTGCGCCCATCTCTGGAAATCCGCCGAAAGAGGCTTTTTCGGCGCGGCCTTGCGTTACGGCGTACGTTCTGTGCGAGGATGATCCCCTTCGTTTGTCGTGTCTGGGCAGAGGGTGCGCGCGTTCTTGACCAGTTCGCGGAACAGGCCGCGCTGGCTGCTCATATAGAGCAGGAATTCGGGATGCCATTGCACGCCGACCAGAAAGCATCGGGATGGATCTTCCACGGCCTGCACGATTCCATCGAGGTCGCGCCCGGTCACCAGAAGGCCCTTGCCCACGCGGTCGATGCCCTGGTTGTGCAGGCTGTTGATGCGCGAGCATCCGCGTCCGAGCAGAGTGCCCACCACTCCTTGCGCGACGCTTGGGTCATGGGGGACGCACAGGGTCTTGAGCGGCAACAGGGTCCGGCGGTTGGAGGTTTTGCGGCGCAGGGAGCGCAGGTCCTGAAACAGCGAGCCGCCCCGGCAGACGTTGAGCAGTTGCGCTCCGCGACAAATGCCGAGCAGGGGGAGCCCGCGTTTTAGCGCATCACGGATCACGGCGGTTTCCAGCGCGTCACGCGCGGTGTCGTAGTTGGGCTCGACCTCCGGTTCGGCAGCGTAGAGCACCGGCTCGATGTCGTGACCGCCGGTGACCACCACGCCCTGATACTCGTGGCGGCGCTGTTCGTCCCCCGGACGCAGTTGAAGCGGGCGCCCGCCGTACAGACGAATCGCCAGCGCCGCCAGGGTTCGGGGACCAACGGCGCCGCGCCTTGGCCCCGTGATGGCGATCACCGGCCCAGCCATTCTCTTTCCACGGTCGCGGACCAGTCGCCGAAGAGGCGCTGGAGCGGGTCGTCGAGATATTCGAGATAGGCGGCGCAGCAGGCTTCAAGGCGCTGGTTATCGGCGGCCAGGCGCTCGACTTCCACCCAGTCGTTCCAGGCGACATAAAGCCCCCATTCGGGCTTGTGGATGTCGCAGTCGGGCAGGCGGTAATGGAATGTCGGGCGAGCTTTGATCAGCACGTCGTCGGCTTTGGCGCGGACGCGCTTTTCGTCGAGAAACATGAACAGCGGCAGCATGTCGAGGGCGCGGTTGCGGGTCGGGTTGTAGGCGAGATAGTCGTCGATCAGGGTCGCAAGGCCGGGCCGGTAGTCCGCCGCGATGACCTTTTCGACATATCCTGCGGGGAACGGGTTGACGTAGCTGGTCACCCGGCGCGAGAGGTCGATGTCGGCGCGTTCGAACAGCCAGTCGTAAAGGCACAGAAAGGCCTTGAGGCTTGCCGTGATCAGCTCGGGTTCAAAGCTGGGCAGTTCGGGATTGAACTGCAGGCCGAAGGCGTTGATGATGCTGTCGGATGTGCCCTTGGCGCCCGCTTCACGGAGCCGCACGATGAGCGCTTCGACCTCGCCCAGCCGGGTCAGGGGCAACGGCGGGCTGATGATTTCAAGCGGCACGAGCAATTCGGCCGCCCACGCCAGGACTTCCTCGGCGGTGCGGCCGAAATCCACAACCGGAGCGCCTGCCATGTGGGGCTCGCGGCCGAGTTTTTTGAGCAGGTCGAAATCGAGTTCGACCACCCAGTCACCGGCCGCATCTCCTGTCAGAAGGCGTTCGTAACGCCCCGTGGTTTCCATTCGCAGCCCAAGGAATTCCGCCACGCATCCGGCCAGCGCATCAAGTTCGAGCCCGCTGATCTCCAGCTCGACCCCGACCCGACGCATCTGTCCTTCGGCGTTTTTCAGCCATGGCGGCTGTTTGATTTTGTGTTTTTCGTCATGCATTCAAGCTCCTTTCAAATCGAAGTATTCTCCAACCGTAAGGCTGGAGATGGCCATTATCAAGCCCGGGTATTTCCGTCGGAGCCTTTTGACAGATTGTCCGATAAAATCGGCGGGGTGCATTGTCCATCAGCAACCGAACGGCCTCATGTCGGATTTTCTAATTTCTGAATGTATCGATTTGACCTACATCCCCGGCAGTTCCATGCCGCGACTCATGATCTCGATGTAGCCTGCGTAGCTGAACAGGCGGTTACGTTTCTGAGCGGTCAGCTCCTTGACTATGCCGAGGTGCTGCAGATGGGCGAGTGCCTTATTGACCGTGGCCGGGGTGATGCCGGTTTTCTCCACCAGCGAACCCGAGGTGGCGATGGGATGCTCCATCAGTGCCCGGTGGATTTGCAGGGCTGATGCCGCCGCTCTTCCGAGGCCGCTGATCTCGGTACTGCTTCGGCAGGCGGTGGAACAGCGGTCGCATCGCCTGACCGTGATAAGTCCGATGGACGATGTAGACATCTACGGCAAATTCTCCTTGTCTCCTTAGTTAGTTATGTTCAAAACACCCCGAGGATTTCCGGCCTTGTCGAGATTCTTCGTTTACGCGGCAC carries:
- a CDS encoding Tim44 domain-containing protein, whose protein sequence is MNSNSSSAAALPFPLTYLFFPLIALAFCLAWPDIADAKRMGGGGSFGSKPSYSKSYSKPADKSPGMTQQAAPASPSRFGGLGGMFGGLLMGGLLGSMLFGGGFAGPGMLDMLLLAAGGFLLFKFIRSRRAATANSAPYAFQGAGTEHTAASGGGWGQRLQPQAQHAPVLPKDIDEQEFLSGAKALYVRLQGSWDRRDIDDIRQFTSPEVHAEIARQATDDPTPGRTEILMVDARILESRTEGRETVISVLFDALLREDGPDAPSEQVREMWHIRRDENSASAQWTLEGIQQLEV
- a CDS encoding methyl-accepting chemotaxis protein, whose protein sequence is MIFVGDAEESEEDKSHIGEVYEDVSPLMKEAVMGGLSGPTVENEFYEDQWGTFLSAYAPIITADGQMDGVLGVDISLEDVNVMSHALLWRMGLSFTVITAVMIPAILLFSRGMVRPIKTCVAFTNHLAEGDFSHEVPEELRRRGDELGDLARSYQTMIGNNRNLIQSLNVGIQTVSASVESLTAFSEKSSQSVHTLAEKSSTATTAADELSKDTVAVAGSMQQASTNLDSVAAATEEMTSTIAEIAENTEHARTTTDQFSRQVESFATLLHDLGASAQDIGKVTEAISGISSQTNLLALNATIEAARAGEAGRGFAVVANEIKELAKQTADATDDIRIKIGGIQNVAGNAVQDMDEIVQAIRELSTFVSTIAAAIEQQSAVTRELASNIAEATGGVQDTNALASEMSQASERIAADIAGVDAVAVVIRSGCLELQNKVGDLSTLAGQLQALMGRFKA
- a CDS encoding winged helix-turn-helix transcriptional regulator; protein product: MSTSSIGLITVRRCDRCSTACRSSTEISGLGRAAASALQIHRALMEHPIATSGSLVEKTGITPATVNKALAHLQHLGIVKELTAQKRNRLFSYAGYIEIMSRGMELPGM
- a CDS encoding gamma-glutamyl-gamma-aminobutyrate hydrolase family protein, whose amino-acid sequence is MAGPVIAITGPRRGAVGPRTLAALAIRLYGGRPLQLRPGDEQRRHEYQGVVVTGGHDIEPVLYAAEPEVEPNYDTARDALETAVIRDALKRGLPLLGICRGAQLLNVCRGGSLFQDLRSLRRKTSNRRTLLPLKTLCVPHDPSVAQGVVGTLLGRGCSRINSLHNQGIDRVGKGLLVTGRDLDGIVQAVEDPSRCFLVGVQWHPEFLLYMSSQRGLFRELVKNARTLCPDTTNEGDHPRTERTP
- a CDS encoding AAA family ATPase, with translation MIIGFSLENWMSFRDQVTFSMVASRERQHGDRVPKLGKYQTRILPIAAIYGGNASGKTNFFKALNFAKGLVVKGTQPDSLIPVEPFRLGTKGAEHPSRFGFELLIDEIIYDYSFAVTRRAVLEEKLVAITSTSEKVLYHRLHGAPNFDDSLAKDQFLQFAFKGTRDNQLFLTNAVSQKVENFRPIYDWFKDTLELVAPDSRFEPFEQFLDEGHPLYSTMNEMLPQLDTGIAHLGGEDIPFENIPLPESLKIRLQEDVKEGKTVRFLTEPINERFVVTRKGGELRAKKLVTYHAKADGTEAKFEIRQESDGSQRVIDLLPAILELSAQVSRKVYVIDEIDRSLHTILTRRLLETYMDNCSTKSRTQLLFTTHDVLLMDQHLLRRDEMWVAERDACGASSLSSFSEYKDVRYDKDIRKSYLQGRLGGIPRILLGGALTDSCHVQESEVED
- a CDS encoding amidoligase family protein gives rise to the protein MHDEKHKIKQPPWLKNAEGQMRRVGVELEISGLELDALAGCVAEFLGLRMETTGRYERLLTGDAAGDWVVELDFDLLKKLGREPHMAGAPVVDFGRTAEEVLAWAAELLVPLEIISPPLPLTRLGEVEALIVRLREAGAKGTSDSIINAFGLQFNPELPSFEPELITASLKAFLCLYDWLFERADIDLSRRVTSYVNPFPAGYVEKVIAADYRPGLATLIDDYLAYNPTRNRALDMLPLFMFLDEKRVRAKADDVLIKARPTFHYRLPDCDIHKPEWGLYVAWNDWVEVERLAADNQRLEACCAAYLEYLDDPLQRLFGDWSATVEREWLGR